AACGAGTAGTAAAATTGCTATCCAGAATACTTCCTTATTGGGAATTGCAAGACAGAAATAACCGGCGGAGAGTAATAGGCCACCAATGATGATCGATTTTCGATAACCTAATACTTTATCAGCTAGTAGGCCACCAATAAAAGGAGTAAGGTACACAAGGCCTAAGTACGTGCCCACAATATCAGAGGCTTCTTTATTATCATAACCAAAGCCTCCCTTAGGATCTTTCAGATATAGCAGTAAGATACCTAACATCAGGTAATAACCAAACCTTTCCCACATTTCAGTCAAAAATAAAATGGGTAATCCTTTAGGGTGTTTGGGTTTTGTTACTGACATTTGCTATTGTTGTAGCGGTTTAGTTTTACCTTCATATGACTAATCGCGCAAGATAGTTAGACAGTCGCATTATAACAAATTTTTAACTGTATATAAGTAAAAAAACAGAATATATACGATGAAAATACGACTGTCTGTTATTAAAAATTAAAGATTGTTGAGAACAAAATCGGTCATTTTTCCGTACAGGTGTAAACTGGTATTACCACCATAAATACCATGATTTTTATTGGGGTAGTATGCTTGGTCAAACGACTTATTTGCTTGTATAATAGCTTCAGAAAATAGCACACTGTTTTGGAAGTGTACATTATCATCACCTGTTCCATGGATCAACAGAAATTTGCCTTTTAATTGATCGGCGAAATTAATCGGCGAATTGTCGTCGTAACCTTCAGAATTCTCTTGAGGGGTACGTAGATAACGCTCGGTATAAATACTGTCGTAGTATCTCCATGTTGTAACCGGGGCAACTGCAATGGCCAACTTAAAGATATCTGCACCTTTGGTAATACATAAAGATGACATATATCCTCCGTAGCTCCAACCCCAAATACCTATTCGGTTTCCGTCTATATATGGCTGCTGGGCCAGCCATTTCGCTCCCTCGATTTGATCTTCTGTCTCCAATTTGCCAAGGTTGAGATAAGTGGATTTTTGAAATTCCTGTCCTCGAAAGCCTGTGCCCCGGTTATCTACGCAAGCAACAATATATCCTTTTTGGGCTAAAAAGTTAAACCATAAACTGCGGGAACCATTCCAGGAATCGGCAACATTTTGGCTCCCTGGGCCACCGTACACGTACATCAGTACGGGATATTGCTTTTGCGGATCAAAATCTAAAGGTTTGATCATATAACCATTTAATTCCACACCTGCAGAAGTGGTGAATTGAAAGAATTCGGAGCCCTTTACACCATAGCTGTCGGCTACTTGCTTTGCTTGGCTGTTGTCTTCCAGCATACGGACCAGTTTTCCATTTTTGCTATGTAATGTAATGTTGGCCGGGGTGTTGGTGCTTGAATGGTTTAGGATGTAGTAGCTGTAATCCGCACTGAAGGTAGCACTATTTGTTCCTGCTTCCTTGCTTAACCGAGTTTTATTTTTGCCATTTAGTTTAACGGCGTAAACATCACGTTGTAGGGGAGAACTTTCTGTAGATTGGTAATAAAGCGTGTTCGTACTTTCATTGATGCCGTAAAATTTGGTAATTTCCCAATCGCCCTTTGTAATCTGCCGAACCATATTACCCTTGTTATTATATAGATACAGGTGGTTGTAGCCGTCTAGTTCACTGGTAAGTATAAAATGCTCACCATCTTTCAGGAAAGTTAAATCATCGTTGATATTGATATAATATTTATTGTCTTCCGTCAAAATCACTTTTGAAGCACCTGTTTTAGTGTCGGCAAAGAGATATTCGAGTTTATTCTGATGACGGTTCATTCGAAATACGCAAAGTGTTTCCGGATCTTGTGTCCATTTTATTCTTGGAATGTACTGATCTTTTTCCTTACCCACATCTACCGTTAATGTGCTTTGTTGGTTTATATCATATAAGTGGATACTTACAACCGAATTTTTTTCTCCTGGTTTTGGGTATTTATATTGATACTCTGTAGGGTATAGCTTATCAAATACGGTCATGGAATACACTGGTACTTCCGACTCGTCAAATTTATAGTAAGCAATCGTTTTGCTATCCGGGCTCCAAAAGAAAGCGCGGGCAAAAGCAAATTCTTCTTCATATACCCAGTCTGTACCACCATTGATAATTTCGTTTTTCTTACCATCATGCGTAACCTGTACTTCTTCCTCAGTATGTAAATCTTTGATAAAAATATTATTCTCTCTTACAAAAGCAACTTTAGAGCCATCAGGAGAAAGTGTTGCAAATAGTTGCTTGCCGTTGGAGGATACTTCGGTGACCTTTTTCGATCGCAAATCGAACACATAATAATTAGCTTTAGAAGATCTGCGGTAAATACTCTCTTCCTCATCGGCTATGAGCACTTTGCTTTCGTCTTCATTAAAATGGGTGCTCATCGGCAATTTTCGTCCCTTAAAAAGTAAATCCTTTTCTGTAAAAATAGCCTCGGATACCTTGCCATCACTATAATTGTTTTTAGCGACATATTTTAACCCTGTTTCTGAATTTGTTTCAATAGATACATAGGTTTTCCCATCTTTTAATGATCGAAGACCACTTACAGTTTTGGTGTTGAATATGCCTTTTTGGAAAATATCTTCAAGGGTGATTTCTTTTTTTGTTTGTGCGAAAGATGTACTTCCCATCAACATTAAAATAATTAAAGACCTCTTCATTCGTATATTATTCGTTAATCATGTGTTTTTTGAAAACGCTTAGGCGCGTTTGGTTTCTGTGTGTTTGGCAATTGCGGGTTGATACAACATGGCGTCGAAATTAATAAAATTAGCAATAATTCTCTCTATTGTAATAGGTTTGTTGTTAATTTAATGTTGTTCTGTTGTCTATAATTGGCTCGGGTTTTTTTAAGGGGTGGGTTTCATTCGTGGCTTCATCCTTAGTTGAGGGGGCATTTCTTAAAGGAAGATCTTCTTTGGATTTCAGTCTATTGTGTTTTATTTCCCAAGCGTCGTAACTCATATCTGGTCCATAAAACTTAAAATCTCCTTCTAATTTCGGGTCGCTCGGTGCGAGATGATCCAGTACAATCCGCTGACTTTGCTTCTCGTGCTTCAGCAGCATGGTTACGGTACTGTTGAATGTATAGATTTTTCGTGTACTTTTTGTGTTGTTGGTATTGGCTATAAAAATATTTTTTCCAAATAAAACACCTTTCTCTGAAAGTTCTAATATTTCAATGACTTTTTGGGTAATCGTAGGGTTTGCTCCGCGCCATTAACGCTATCATCTCGTAATATTTTGCATACAATGATGGCAAACCTAAGAGAAGTAACAAGAGTAGTATCTGTTTAATTTCTTTCAGCATAACAGCCAAAAAAACTATAACATTTCCACCACTAGAGCACTAGCGCCACCACCACCGTTACATATTCCAGCAACGCCAATGTGTCCTTTGTTCTGCTGCAATACGGATAGCAATGTTACCACTATTCTTGCACCCGAGGCACCCAGTGGATGTCCCAATGAAACCGCACCGCCGTAAATGTTCACCCTTTCGGGGTTGAGACCAAGCGCTTTATTATTTGCAAGCGCAACCACGGAAAAGGCTTCATTTATTTCATAGTAGTCCACCTGATCTGCTGTTATTTTCGCATTTTCCAATGCTTTAGGAATAGCTTTAGCAGGTGCAGTGGTAAACCATTCGGGGTCTAGCTGAGCATCTGCATAACCTATTATACGGGCTAGCGGTTTTATACCAAGCTGATCTGTTTGCTGTTTACTCATGAGTACCAAAGCTGCCGCACCATCGTTCAGTGTGGAGGCGTTTGCTGCGGTAACTGTTCCATCCTTTTTGAAAACGGTTTTTAAGGAAGTTATTTTGTCAAAATTGACGGTATTGATCTCTTCGTCTTCGTCAACAATAGTTTTGTTGCCTTTGCGATCTGTAATTTCTATGGGAACAATCTCTTGCTTAAATTTTCCTGACTGTGAAGCGCTTTGCGCTCTTTGGTAGGATTGTATAGCATATGCATCTTGTTCCTCACGCGAGATATGGCAGGTTGAAGCACATAATTCTGCGGCCGATCCCATGTGGTAATCGTTGTATACATCCCATAGCCCGTCTTTTAGAAGCCCGTCTGTTGCTTGTTGATGTCCTAAACGGTAACCTGTTCTAGCTTTGTCCAAGTAATATGGAACATTGCTCATGCTTTCTGCGCCGCCCGCCACGATTACTTCCTGATTGCCTAGGGCAATGCTTTGTGCAGCAAGCATGATAGCTTTGGTTCCCGATGCGCACACT
This Olivibacter sp. SDN3 DNA region includes the following protein-coding sequences:
- a CDS encoding S9 family peptidase, giving the protein MKRSLIILMLMGSTSFAQTKKEITLEDIFQKGIFNTKTVSGLRSLKDGKTYVSIETNSETGLKYVAKNNYSDGKVSEAIFTEKDLLFKGRKLPMSTHFNEDESKVLIADEEESIYRRSSKANYYVFDLRSKKVTEVSSNGKQLFATLSPDGSKVAFVRENNIFIKDLHTEEEVQVTHDGKKNEIINGGTDWVYEEEFAFARAFFWSPDSKTIAYYKFDESEVPVYSMTVFDKLYPTEYQYKYPKPGEKNSVVSIHLYDINQQSTLTVDVGKEKDQYIPRIKWTQDPETLCVFRMNRHQNKLEYLFADTKTGASKVILTEDNKYYININDDLTFLKDGEHFILTSELDGYNHLYLYNNKGNMVRQITKGDWEITKFYGINESTNTLYYQSTESSPLQRDVYAVKLNGKNKTRLSKEAGTNSATFSADYSYYILNHSSTNTPANITLHSKNGKLVRMLEDNSQAKQVADSYGVKGSEFFQFTTSAGVELNGYMIKPLDFDPQKQYPVLMYVYGGPGSQNVADSWNGSRSLWFNFLAQKGYIVACVDNRGTGFRGQEFQKSTYLNLGKLETEDQIEGAKWLAQQPYIDGNRIGIWGWSYGGYMSSLCITKGADIFKLAIAVAPVTTWRYYDSIYTERYLRTPQENSEGYDDNSPINFADQLKGKFLLIHGTGDDNVHFQNSVLFSEAIIQANKSFDQAYYPNKNHGIYGGNTSLHLYGKMTDFVLNNL
- a CDS encoding acetyl-CoA C-acyltransferase, with protein sequence MLNEVYIVSAVRTPIGGFGGKLSNLTATQLGGIATQEAVNRAGVAPSDIQEIYFGNVLSANLGQAPATQVAKYAGLNNIPATTINKVCASGTKAIMLAAQSIALGNQEVIVAGGAESMSNVPYYLDKARTGYRLGHQQATDGLLKDGLWDVYNDYHMGSAAELCASTCHISREEQDAYAIQSYQRAQSASQSGKFKQEIVPIEITDRKGNKTIVDEDEEINTVNFDKITSLKTVFKKDGTVTAANASTLNDGAAALVLMSKQQTDQLGIKPLARIIGYADAQLDPEWFTTAPAKAIPKALENAKITADQVDYYEINEAFSVVALANNKALGLNPERVNIYGGAVSLGHPLGASGARIVVTLLSVLQQNKGHIGVAGICNGGGGASALVVEML